The window GCCGCCGTCCACGGCCTCGAAGCGGTACTCCCAAGTGGCGATCGCGCCGGGCAGCCGGGGCCGCCGGGCACCGATGGCGTGAACCCGGAAGGCGAACCGCTCGCCCGGATCGGCCGCGGTCACCGTGCACCGTGTCGTCCAGCGCATCCTTCCGCGCTTGTTGCGGCCCTCGAAAACCATGCCGACATACGCGTCCCGGCGCTCCCCGAGCACCTTCGCGCCCCGGTTCTCCGGACTCCAGCGACCCATCGCGGTCGGGTCGCCGATCTGCTCGTACACGGCCGACGGGGCGGCGAGAACCACGATGCTGTCCGACACGGACATGGTGCGGGGCATGAAGCACTTCCGATCCGCGGCCGGCTCCGGCAACCACCGGGCGTCGGGCCGACCGCACGGACGGCCGGCGGGCTCCCGGGCCCCACACCCTACTCACGGGTCACACGGATCGTGGCGGCAGTAACCCATGGACCGGACCGGTGGCCCCGCAACCGGCGCCCGGTATCGAGAACGCTTCGGGCCCGTGGTTCGTTGCACAGGGTGACGTATCTGGAACACCTTCGACAACCGGACCGAGGAGCCCCGCACATGTCCAGCCGCACCGACCCCAGCCGTACCGACCCGGGCAGCACCGACGCGAGCCGCACCCGCCTGATCGAACGGCTCATGGAGCAGTTCCCGCACGTGCCGCGGGAGGCCGTCATCAAGGAGGACCTGCTGCGCGGCGGCCTGGCCTTCGACGAGTCCGCGCTCAGTGACAACGAGGACGGTGACGTCAAGCCGAAGTCGTACTTCATCTTCTCCTTCGACCACGGCACCCTGCCCGAGCTGGGGGCCGCAGCCCTGCGCCGGCCGCCGGAGGAGATCGTCCTCACCGGCGGTCCGTACGAGCTGCGGCGCACCGTCGTCTCCGTGCGGGTCAACCCGGCGTCTCCCTACCGGGTCGCGGCCGACGCCGACGGCGTGCTCGGGCTCTACCTCGACGGCAGGTGGATCTCCGACGTCGGACTCCCCCCGATGCCGGACTACTACCGGCACAAGCTGGAGAACGGCAAGTCCGTGATGGAGGTCGCGCCCACCATCCAGTGGGGCTACCTCGTCTATCTGACGGTCTTCCGCGTATGCCAGTACTTCGGCGCGAAGGAGGAGTGCCAGTACTGTGACATCAACCACAACTGGCGCCAGCACAAGGCCGCGGGCCGCCCGTACACCGGAGTGAAGCCGGTGGAGGAGGTCCTTGAGGCACTGGCCATCATCGACCGGTACGACACCGCGAAGACCTCCACGGCCTACACCCTCACCGGTGGTGCCATCACCTCCCACATCGGCGGCCGGGACGAGGCCGACTTCTACGGCCGGTACGCGAAGGCCATCGAGGAGCGCTTCCCCGGCCGCTGGATCGGCAAGGTCGTCGCCCAGGCCCTTCCCAAGGCCGATGTGCAGCGGTTCCACGACTACGGTGTGCAGATCTACCACCCGAACTACGAGGTGTGGGACCCCCGGCTGTTCGAGCTGTACTGCCCCGGCAAGGAGCGCTACGTCGGCCGCGACGAATGGCACCGCCGCATCCTGGACTCCGCCGAGGTCTTCGGCGCCCGCAATGTCATTCCCAACTTCGTCGCTGGCGTGGAGATGGCTGAGCCGTTCGGCTTCACCACGGTGAAGGAGGCCATCGAATCCACCACCGAGGGCCTGCGGTTCTTCATGTCGCACGGCATCACGCCCCGCTTCACCACCTGGTGCCCCGAGCCCACCACCCCGCTGGGGAAGACCAACCCGGACGGCGCGCCGCTTGAGTACCACATCCGATTGCTGGACGCCTACCGCTCGACGATGGAGGAGTACGGGCTCAGCTCGCCCCCCGGCTACGGCCAGCCGGGTCCGGGACGCGCGGTGTTCTCCGTCAGCTCCTTCATGGACAGCCTGCCGGCCCGTCCCGACGACGAGGGGTAGCCGCCGGTGGACGGATCCGCCGCGGCGGCGAGTTCCCGTACGGCCTGGGCGGGGCCTCGCACCAGTGCGGTGTCCAGACCGTCCGCCCGGGTGCGTACGCCCCGCAGCGGCTCCAGGCCGGTGGGGCCCAGGCCGACTGGGCCCAGGACGGGTCCGGCCGCGCATAGTGCCGGGCCGTGCTCAGGGCAGCGAAGCGGAGGAAGAGACCCTCCGCCACCTGCTCCGGCATCCCTCGGCGTTCTTCCGAAGGTGTCCGCGTGACGTGAACGGGGTCCTGACGGTTCACCGACTCACTACTGCCGGTTCACCGGCCCGCTCCCGCCCGGGGTTGTTCCGGGTGACGGCGAAACGATTCCTCTACCACGCCGACGGATGGGACCCGCAAGTCGCGGGCACTTAACGGACGAGGAAGCGGAATCACGTGAACCACTTGAAGGCGGTGCCCATGCTCCATGGTGTCGATGTCAGCTCTCATCAGTCGTCCTTCGACACGGACGGACTGGACTTCGTCCTCATCAAGGCCACCGAAGGGCGTTCGTACGTCAACCCGCATCTTGCAGAGCAGACGAAGCGCGCTCGGGACGCGGGGTGCGTCGTCGGCTACTACCACTTCCTGTGGCCCGGGAACATCACGGCGCAGGCGGCGTACTTCCTGAGCAGGGCGCCGGAGAAGGCAGGGGAACTGCTGGCCGTCGACTGGGAGGAGAACGGTGAGGGCACCCGGGCGAGCAATGCCGAGAAGGACCGGTTCATCCGCGAGGTCAAACGACTGCGGCCGCACCACCGGGTCCTGCTGTACTGCAACCGATACTTCTGGCTGAACCACGACACCACGTCGTACGCCGGGGACGGCCTGTGGATCGCCGACTACGTCACCGCGGGCAAGCCTCGCATCAAGGCGTCCTGGCGCATCCACCAGTACACCGACCATCCTCTCGACAAGGACGTCGCGAAGTTCTCCTCGCGGGCCGCGATGCACACCTGGGCGCGGGGGTAGCGACCGGACCGGGGAGGAGGGAGTAGCGACCGGGCCGAGGGCGAGGAGAGGCGATAACAAGCCATCCGAAATACTCTGTTTCGAAGCTTGTGTACCTGGTGGGTGCGTTCGCGCGCAGCAAGCCGGGCACACAAGCACCGAAGCGGAGGAGTACCCATGAGAGCCGCAGTCGTCCGCAGCTTCACCGAACCTCTCGTCGTCGAGGACAGGCCGTTGCCCAGCCCCGCCGGGCATCAGGTCCTGGTACGCATGGAGGCCTCGGGGCTGTGCCACACCGACATCCACGCGGCCCAGGGGGACTGGCCGGTCAAACCGAGTCCGCCCTTCGTCCCTGGTCACGAGGGCATCGGAATCATCGAGGCGGCCGGCAACCAGGTCACCCACCTCGCGGTGGGGGACCGGGTGGCCATCCCCTGGCTCGGTGAGGCGTGCGGACACTGCGACCACTGTGTCTCCGGCTGGGAGACGCTCTGCCTGGAGCAGCAGAACAGCGGCTACTCGGTCGACGGCAGCCATGCCGAGTACGCCCTCGCGCACGGCAACTACGTCGTGCCCGTGCCCGACGGCATCGATCCGCTGGACGCGGCGCCGCTGACCTGTGCGGGCGTCACCACGTACAAGGCGGTGAAACTCTCCGGGGCGCGCCCCGGCACCCGTGCCCTCGTCTCCGGTATCGGCGGGCTGGGGCACCTCGCCCTGCAGTACGCGCGGATCTTCGGCGCCGAGACCATCGCCGTCGACGTCACCGACGAGAAGCTGGCCCTCGCCCGGGAACTGGGCGCCGATCACGTCATCGACGCCCGCGTCCAGGACGTCGCCGAGGAAACCCACCGGCTCGGCGGCGCCGACGCGGCGATCTCGCTCGCGGTGAGCAACGAGTCGTTCAGCGCGGCCTACGGTGCGCTGCGCCGCGGCGGCACCCTCGTCCTCGTGGCACTCCCCGCAGAGGGCAAACTGGAACTTCCGGTCTTCGACACCGTGCTGAACGGCACGAAGGTCGTCGGCTCGATCGTCGGAACCCGCGAGGACCTGGCCGAGGTCTTCCGGCTGCACCGGCTCGGCCGCACCCGTGTGGTTCGCGAGAGCCGCGATCTGGCGGACATCAACACCTCGATCGACGAAGTCCTCAAGGGGACGGTGTCGGCGCGCCTCGTCTTCGACTTCGGCAGCACAAAGGCCTGATCACCGCACCCGTATCACCGACCGCTCCGGCCGCCGGGCCCCGGCGGCCGGGACAGGCGCGGAACGTTCGACGAACCCGCTGACCAGTAGCCGGGGGTGCAGGGCGTCCACGTTCATTCACGGGTGTGCACCCATCATTGGTGACGACCTACTATATATGTGATGAACATGAACGAGACCCCGCCCAGCCTCCTGGGGCTCACTGTCTACTTGATGTCCAGGACCGGGAAAGTGGCCCGCGGCCGGCTTGCGGAGCGGCTGACCGAGCGCGGACTGCGGCTCTGGCACATGGCCGTCCTGGCGGCACTGGTCGACTTCGGCCCGCATGTGCAACGGGAGCTGGCGGCCCGGCTCTCGATCGACCGCAGCGACATCGTGAAGATCGTGGACGACCTCTCGGTCGCCGGACTTGTGCAGCGGGCCCGCGACACAACGGACCGGCGCCGCGTCATGGTCACCGTCGCGCCGGCGGGCCGCACGTTGCTCGACCGCCTGCACGTCGAGGCGCTGGCCGTCCAGGAGGACCTTCTCGCGCCCCTGTCGGAGGCGGAACGCACACAGCTGGCAGTCCTGTTGAGACGCGTGTACGCGCATGCCCAGGACGGTGCCGGGGCGCAGCGGCCAGGCCGCTGACCGAATTGGCCCACCCGGTGCGGCAGACTTCTGCGGTGACCACAGCCGCGGCTCAGCCGCCTCGTGACCGTGCGCTCGGGCGCGGTATCTCCACCCTCATCCCGCAGGCCGCGACTGCGACGCCGGCCGAACAGGCAGCGGCGGTTCTGGCGGCGATGCAGAGCGTTCCGGTACGCGTCGGTGTACTGCAGGCGGCGGTGGTGCTGCTGGAGGAGCGGGTGCGGGCGACGAGCGACGATGCGGAACGTGCGGCGGCCGCGACCACCGTGGCGATGCTTCGCACCGCGATCAGCCAGGTCCGCTGACCCGGCGGGCCGACACCGCGACGGCTGCCGCGGCGACCCGGCTCATTCCGGCCAGGGCGAGTCGAGGATCGTACGGACGAAGTCGCCGCGCTCGAAACCCGGCACGTAGTGCTCCAGCACATCTGCCTTGACGTTACCGAACGTCGTTTCCGGCTTCTGGCGAATGCCGTCGGTGAACGCGCCGAGAATGCGTTGCTTGAAGTCCGGCCGCGGGTGCAGGGCGACGATCCGGGAGCGGTCCTCCTCGGAGATGTCCCGGTAGCCGATGCCGAGTACGTCGTACTCGACCCCGGCCGTCACGAGCGCCACTTCGGGCTCCATGAACTGCGGGACACCGGGTGTGGTGTGCAGTGCGATGGCCGTCCAGACCCTGCGGACGCTGTCCTCCGGGACATGGTGCCCCTGCAGGAATCGCCGCGCCTCGTCCGCGCTGTCCACCTCGAAGCGGCGCCCGCTCGTACGGAAGCGTTCGCCGAGCCCGAGATCGTGGAACATTGCGCCGATGTAGAGGAGTTCGGGGTCGTAACCCAGATCGCGGTTGCGGCCCTGTAGGGCGCCGAACCAGTAGACGCGGCGCGAATGGTGGAAGACGAGTTCGCTGGTGGTGTCCCGGACCAGTTGGGTGGCCTCGCGCGCCAGCGCCGTATCGGGAACCTGCACTCCGGCGACTGAAGAGGGATCGGTGGTCACCACGTTCACCTGCACCTTCCGGGACGTATGCACTGCACGGACTGCCTGACCAGCTTGAACGGCCGGAACGGCCCGAAGGGCCCGCGCGTCCGGCGGACGGTGTGACGGGACCGCCCGCACCTCCACCATCCGCGTTCGTCCCACGGGCCACAACCCGGCGCCGCGCGCTGATGCCGGACGGCCGCGAGCGCAGGGCAGGACCGCACGGTTCGCTCACGCCATGGAGGGAACGGGACGTCCATGCCTGCGTGAACCAACTACGCCTGTCCCGATCACGCGCTGCCATCACGTTCTGTCGGTCTGAGGGAATGGCCGGAGGCGGTCGCGCCTTGAGCTCCCCGGTTGTCCAGTCAACCGGACTCTGTTCGGTATATCGAACGCCCGATGAAGGGATACTCGACGCGCCCAGCTGATTCCCTCGCACCCGGAGGTCGATTCGACATGCGCACCTCACGCACCGCGACCGTCCTGCTCGCCGCACGGACCGCCACGGTGCTCGTCGTCCTCCGCCCTCCCCACCACCTCGCTGCCTGCGGACAGAGCGGCGATGGCGGCAGCGAGGAGAAGAAGCGGCATCCCCTCGTTCATCCTGACACCGGTCGGCTACGGTGTGTTCCCGATTTCGTCGCGGCACGATCGCCGCCGAGCCTCAGGCCGGAACCAGCTTCGAACTGGAGCCCATCACGGCCGCGTTCATCGGCGGCTTCGTGCTGCTCTCCGCCGTCGGGCTTCGACCTCTGTGACAAACGCAAGGGCGGCGCGTAAATCGGATCGTCCCTGGACGACGAACCCGCGCCCTCCGGGCTCGTCGACGCGCTTCTCGCGGTGACCGCTATTTCGTTCGCGCCGTGACCACGGGCTCTGCCATCCTGATCACCGTGCCCGGCCGGGGCGGGGAGCGAAGGGCGGCAGAGCAGCGTTGAGGAGTGTCTTCGATACGACGTGCGGGCAGGTACGGGGACGAGGCGCGGACCGGGGTGTCGTCGCCGTCCTCGCAATCCCCTATGCCGAGCCACCGTTCGGAGCGAACCGGTTCCGGGCGCCACGCCCCCGCAGGCCCTGGGCCGGCATCCGCGACTGCGTGGACTTCGGGCCCGTCCCACCGCAG is drawn from Streptomyces brevispora and contains these coding sequences:
- a CDS encoding SRPBCC family protein: MPRTMSVSDSIVVLAAPSAVYEQIGDPTAMGRWSPENRGAKVLGERRDAYVGMVFEGRNKRGRMRWTTRCTVTAADPGERFAFRVHAIGARRPRLPGAIATWEYRFEAVDGGTRVSETWTDDRRGQPDFLADAFGRVDTRGHTFAEFQRGNIRTTLQRLKAALEAPLDGDAPRP
- a CDS encoding radical SAM protein; the encoded protein is MSSRTDPSRTDPGSTDASRTRLIERLMEQFPHVPREAVIKEDLLRGGLAFDESALSDNEDGDVKPKSYFIFSFDHGTLPELGAAALRRPPEEIVLTGGPYELRRTVVSVRVNPASPYRVAADADGVLGLYLDGRWISDVGLPPMPDYYRHKLENGKSVMEVAPTIQWGYLVYLTVFRVCQYFGAKEECQYCDINHNWRQHKAAGRPYTGVKPVEEVLEALAIIDRYDTAKTSTAYTLTGGAITSHIGGRDEADFYGRYAKAIEERFPGRWIGKVVAQALPKADVQRFHDYGVQIYHPNYEVWDPRLFELYCPGKERYVGRDEWHRRILDSAEVFGARNVIPNFVAGVEMAEPFGFTTVKEAIESTTEGLRFFMSHGITPRFTTWCPEPTTPLGKTNPDGAPLEYHIRLLDAYRSTMEEYGLSSPPGYGQPGPGRAVFSVSSFMDSLPARPDDEG
- a CDS encoding glycoside hydrolase family 25 protein; the protein is MLHGVDVSSHQSSFDTDGLDFVLIKATEGRSYVNPHLAEQTKRARDAGCVVGYYHFLWPGNITAQAAYFLSRAPEKAGELLAVDWEENGEGTRASNAEKDRFIREVKRLRPHHRVLLYCNRYFWLNHDTTSYAGDGLWIADYVTAGKPRIKASWRIHQYTDHPLDKDVAKFSSRAAMHTWARG
- the adhP gene encoding alcohol dehydrogenase AdhP: MRAAVVRSFTEPLVVEDRPLPSPAGHQVLVRMEASGLCHTDIHAAQGDWPVKPSPPFVPGHEGIGIIEAAGNQVTHLAVGDRVAIPWLGEACGHCDHCVSGWETLCLEQQNSGYSVDGSHAEYALAHGNYVVPVPDGIDPLDAAPLTCAGVTTYKAVKLSGARPGTRALVSGIGGLGHLALQYARIFGAETIAVDVTDEKLALARELGADHVIDARVQDVAEETHRLGGADAAISLAVSNESFSAAYGALRRGGTLVLVALPAEGKLELPVFDTVLNGTKVVGSIVGTREDLAEVFRLHRLGRTRVVRESRDLADINTSIDEVLKGTVSARLVFDFGSTKA
- a CDS encoding MarR family winged helix-turn-helix transcriptional regulator; protein product: MNETPPSLLGLTVYLMSRTGKVARGRLAERLTERGLRLWHMAVLAALVDFGPHVQRELAARLSIDRSDIVKIVDDLSVAGLVQRARDTTDRRRVMVTVAPAGRTLLDRLHVEALAVQEDLLAPLSEAERTQLAVLLRRVYAHAQDGAGAQRPGR
- a CDS encoding HD domain-containing protein; translated protein: MTTDPSSVAGVQVPDTALAREATQLVRDTTSELVFHHSRRVYWFGALQGRNRDLGYDPELLYIGAMFHDLGLGERFRTSGRRFEVDSADEARRFLQGHHVPEDSVRRVWTAIALHTTPGVPQFMEPEVALVTAGVEYDVLGIGYRDISEEDRSRIVALHPRPDFKQRILGAFTDGIRQKPETTFGNVKADVLEHYVPGFERGDFVRTILDSPWPE